A genomic stretch from Streptomyces sp. QL37 includes:
- a CDS encoding HNH endonuclease family protein: protein MKSRCLVQLAAAAVLVAVLTGCNPQVSDDKPADSNSSPTPAPSAASPAPGGPAPGAGALTLADAIAVIPDGDERRDGYERDAFRLWIDEDNDGCQTRAEVLLQEATTKPEQGERCTLTGGAWMSYYDGIEVTDPKKLDIDHVVPLAEAWDSGAYDWTPERRQAYANDLGSARSLVAVTAKSNRSKGDRDPAQWLPPAKSAYCAYGADWTAAKLRWTLTADKAEKTALLDLAKACTDTVVEFEEAAE from the coding sequence GTGAAGTCACGCTGTCTCGTCCAGCTCGCCGCCGCCGCGGTCCTGGTCGCCGTATTGACCGGCTGCAACCCGCAAGTCTCGGACGATAAGCCGGCGGATAGCAACAGCTCCCCCACCCCGGCGCCATCAGCCGCCTCACCGGCCCCCGGCGGGCCCGCCCCTGGTGCAGGTGCACTGACCCTCGCCGACGCCATCGCGGTCATCCCCGATGGTGACGAGCGCCGTGACGGCTACGAGCGCGACGCGTTCCGTCTCTGGATCGACGAGGACAACGACGGCTGCCAGACCCGGGCCGAGGTTCTTCTGCAGGAGGCCACCACGAAGCCTGAGCAAGGCGAGAGGTGCACGCTCACCGGGGGTGCGTGGATGTCGTACTACGACGGGATCGAGGTCACCGACCCGAAGAAGCTCGACATCGACCACGTCGTTCCGCTCGCTGAAGCGTGGGACAGCGGTGCCTACGACTGGACCCCTGAGCGCCGGCAGGCCTACGCCAACGACCTCGGATCGGCCCGTTCTCTGGTCGCCGTCACCGCGAAGTCGAACCGCTCCAAGGGTGACCGGGACCCTGCCCAGTGGCTCCCGCCGGCCAAGAGTGCCTACTGCGCTTACGGCGCCGACTGGACCGCCGCGAAGCTGCGCTGGACACTCACTGCCGACAAAGCCGAGAAGACCGCACTCCTCGACCTCGCCAAGGCCTGTACTGACACTGTCGTCGAGTTCGAGGAAGCCGCCGAGTAG
- a CDS encoding HNH endonuclease family protein produces the protein MIKNFLRGFGALSLAIVPLIASTPAHAAQAPQALRAEVTTLADAIGLVRVDDEDRTGYTRSSFKHWNSGDLADGCNTRNEVLLAEATTAPAVAAGCKLTGGAWLSYYDGQEVTDPGALDIDHMVPLAEAWDSGASAWTAARREAYANDQGAATSLVAVTARTNRQKSDQDPAEWLPPAPEAQCRYVGEWVSTKLRWQLAADASELEALKVFAEGPCEDSIVSYTPAP, from the coding sequence GTGATCAAGAACTTTCTGCGCGGCTTCGGCGCGCTTTCCCTCGCGATTGTCCCGCTTATCGCTTCCACACCCGCCCACGCCGCACAGGCTCCCCAGGCGCTACGAGCCGAGGTGACCACGCTCGCCGACGCGATCGGCCTGGTCCGGGTCGATGACGAGGACCGCACGGGCTACACCCGCTCGTCCTTCAAGCACTGGAACTCCGGCGATCTGGCTGATGGCTGCAACACCCGCAACGAGGTGCTCCTCGCCGAAGCGACCACCGCGCCGGCGGTAGCGGCCGGGTGCAAGCTGACCGGGGGAGCGTGGCTGTCGTACTACGACGGCCAGGAGGTCACCGACCCCGGCGCCCTGGACATCGACCACATGGTCCCGCTCGCGGAGGCCTGGGACTCCGGTGCCTCGGCCTGGACGGCCGCCCGGCGTGAGGCCTATGCGAACGACCAGGGCGCGGCGACCTCGCTGGTCGCTGTAACTGCTCGTACGAACCGTCAGAAGTCCGATCAGGATCCGGCCGAGTGGCTGCCGCCGGCGCCCGAGGCGCAGTGCCGGTACGTGGGTGAGTGGGTGTCCACCAAGCTGCGCTGGCAGCTGGCCGCTGACGCCTCCGAGCTCGAGGCGCTGAAGGTGTTCGCCGAAGGCCCCTGCGAGGACAGCATCGTCTCCTACACCCCCGCCCCGTAG
- a CDS encoding DUF2283 domain-containing protein produces the protein MTDVRVTYDKTVNAAYVYLTEPKARVKSARMYPCNPVDVDGMINLDFDEQGRLIGIEVLAASSKLPEYLLQSAERLDTEGA, from the coding sequence GTGACAGACGTCAGAGTCACCTACGACAAGACCGTCAACGCAGCGTACGTATACCTCACCGAACCGAAGGCCCGCGTAAAGTCCGCGCGCATGTACCCCTGCAATCCAGTGGACGTCGACGGCATGATCAACCTTGACTTCGACGAGCAGGGCCGCCTCATCGGCATCGAGGTGTTGGCGGCCAGTTCAAAACTGCCCGAGTACCTGCTCCAGTCCGCGGAGCGACTTGACACCGAAGGTGCATG
- a CDS encoding helix-turn-helix domain-containing protein, with product MNDDAVETQNATQHTTWRDFQNDLHSLMAQAGIQQQQIARSVGVSPSTVGRWLKKATPLDWPRVEQFVRHCLEHADAQGRDLTPGTLTDLARWKARLESIGTTPYTEESTHPPEDPKQLHLVTPEPQRLRPNITMVVSPAAATFAVILIGVVATVTVFTFSGPSSAPGTSTPATTSSAPMDRPVAERFDDELKADRGAPRPTLSPTPEAPTPDSDPTRAATCSNAALPAALERLAPLIIGCTSTSVSVLTCPPRLERPPSDQPSDPPCFLLELSSTHAMTPKQ from the coding sequence GTGAACGACGACGCCGTCGAGACGCAAAACGCGACCCAGCACACCACGTGGCGCGATTTTCAGAACGACCTGCACTCTCTGATGGCGCAGGCCGGCATTCAGCAGCAGCAGATAGCACGCTCCGTGGGTGTCTCCCCCTCCACCGTTGGCCGCTGGCTGAAGAAGGCCACACCGCTGGACTGGCCCCGCGTCGAGCAGTTCGTCCGCCACTGCCTCGAACACGCCGACGCGCAAGGGCGCGACTTGACCCCAGGCACACTCACAGACCTCGCGCGTTGGAAGGCGCGACTGGAGAGCATCGGCACGACGCCCTACACCGAAGAATCTACTCACCCGCCGGAAGACCCAAAGCAACTTCACCTGGTGACGCCAGAGCCGCAGCGACTGAGGCCGAACATCACCATGGTCGTCTCACCGGCCGCTGCAACGTTCGCCGTCATTCTCATCGGCGTGGTCGCCACCGTCACCGTCTTCACCTTCTCAGGACCCTCCTCCGCTCCAGGAACCAGTACGCCCGCCACCACCAGCTCCGCACCGATGGACCGGCCCGTGGCCGAGCGGTTCGACGATGAGCTGAAAGCCGACCGAGGCGCCCCGCGCCCGACCCTGTCACCAACCCCAGAGGCGCCAACGCCGGACAGCGATCCAACCAGGGCCGCTACCTGCTCAAATGCTGCACTCCCCGCGGCACTTGAACGGCTCGCACCTTTGATCATCGGTTGCACCTCCACCTCCGTGTCAGTGCTGACCTGCCCACCGCGGCTGGAGCGACCACCATCCGACCAGCCCTCGGACCCGCCTTGCTTTCTGCTGGAGCTCAGCTCCACGCACGCGATGACTCCGAAGCAGTGA
- a CDS encoding SMI1/KNR4 family protein, translating into MTSDLVQDSWTRIDPWLREHAPRTFATLRPPAGDEEIAAAQQELGVTFPPDLVASLLRHNGALEGPEAFRFSTGDRLLGVSGILGDTEFMRGIDQGPDGEAEDYWLRSYVKFGSYDVTSDGLLMDCRAERDSFGAIGRFFDETGTRFGRADSLGEYLAELADMLERGQEAGVVTFNGRLFWEAPLPARPQCSADEPLPAPDEQLPELDLPHSPTDLLHVSHLDGHEELGALIAVLPYEQVVEVARKQLRRLAVETGLNNYPEVKAALDAWERGMALPRPDQTDPLALRLRAVLAQADTGRDVTRRWAAEKIALGLWGSPYRSVCESAETRSHFTLDWRADLHADLGNPPLPPIPDDRFWGALRNPAIDSSWYAAQYTQDQD; encoded by the coding sequence ATGACATCAGACCTGGTCCAGGACTCATGGACTCGCATAGACCCGTGGCTGCGCGAGCACGCGCCCCGCACTTTTGCCACGCTTCGGCCGCCCGCAGGAGACGAGGAGATCGCAGCAGCGCAACAGGAACTGGGGGTCACCTTTCCTCCGGACCTGGTCGCTTCCCTCCTCCGGCACAACGGGGCGCTGGAGGGACCTGAGGCTTTCCGATTCAGTACCGGCGACCGGCTGCTCGGAGTGAGCGGAATCCTCGGGGATACCGAGTTCATGCGCGGCATCGACCAAGGCCCCGACGGGGAGGCCGAGGACTACTGGCTTCGCAGCTACGTAAAGTTCGGTTCCTATGACGTGACGTCGGACGGTCTCCTGATGGATTGCCGTGCTGAGCGGGACTCCTTCGGTGCGATCGGACGGTTCTTCGACGAGACCGGCACCAGATTTGGGCGGGCCGACTCGCTGGGTGAGTATCTGGCCGAACTGGCCGACATGCTTGAGCGCGGCCAGGAGGCTGGTGTCGTCACCTTCAACGGCCGACTGTTCTGGGAGGCGCCTCTGCCTGCCAGGCCGCAGTGCAGTGCCGACGAGCCCCTTCCCGCACCGGATGAGCAGCTACCAGAGCTGGACCTGCCCCACAGCCCCACCGACCTCCTCCACGTGAGCCACCTGGACGGACATGAGGAACTCGGTGCACTGATCGCAGTCCTGCCGTATGAGCAGGTGGTTGAGGTCGCGCGGAAGCAGCTGCGCAGACTGGCGGTCGAAACGGGACTGAACAACTACCCGGAGGTCAAGGCAGCCCTGGACGCGTGGGAGCGTGGTATGGCCCTACCGCGGCCGGACCAAACCGACCCGCTCGCCCTGCGACTCCGCGCGGTGCTCGCACAGGCCGACACCGGCCGAGACGTCACTCGCAGGTGGGCCGCGGAGAAGATAGCCCTCGGGCTCTGGGGATCCCCCTATAGATCCGTGTGCGAGAGCGCCGAGACCCGGAGCCACTTCACTCTCGACTGGCGTGCGGATCTGCATGCGGACTTGGGCAATCCGCCACTGCCACCGATACCTGACGACCGATTTTGGGGGGCGCTGCGCAACCCCGCCATCGACTCCAGTTGGTACGCGGCTCAGTACACCCAAGATCAGGACTGA
- a CDS encoding sigma-70 family RNA polymerase sigma factor, translating to MVTPDEFPLIYDSFVLAKRDHYVAYASAFLGSLEDARDVVNEVFFKIYLRWDDVLASANSGAYGWKILRDALVDALRRRDRRPSHPAGLDLDILPAVTDAGIEQAELRPQINHALHALPERQRTCVTLHYLLDRSIKEVADLTGVQPSTVRSHLAAARPALQALLADLSDTPPTQKGREE from the coding sequence ATGGTGACGCCCGATGAGTTCCCGCTGATCTACGACTCGTTCGTCCTGGCCAAGCGGGACCACTACGTCGCCTACGCATCAGCCTTCCTCGGCTCGCTTGAGGACGCCCGCGACGTCGTCAACGAGGTCTTCTTCAAGATCTACCTCCGATGGGACGACGTCCTGGCATCCGCCAACAGCGGCGCCTACGGATGGAAAATCCTGCGCGATGCCCTTGTGGACGCCCTCCGCAGACGTGACCGCCGCCCCAGCCATCCGGCCGGTCTGGACCTGGACATTCTTCCCGCCGTCACGGACGCGGGCATCGAACAGGCCGAACTGCGGCCGCAGATCAACCACGCCCTTCACGCACTGCCCGAACGCCAGCGCACCTGCGTCACCCTCCACTACCTCTTGGACCGCTCCATCAAAGAAGTAGCCGACCTCACCGGCGTGCAGCCCTCCACCGTCCGCTCCCACCTTGCCGCCGCCCGACCCGCCCTCCAAGCCCTGCTCGCCGACCTCTCCGACACCCCGCCCACACAGAAAGGCCGCGAAGAATGA
- a CDS encoding helix-turn-helix transcriptional regulator — MANPSTGRPEKPVSGDYPNTVAVALILREQRHISGLTLRQLSHRVNYSVATLSAAASGKSLHRWEVVKAYAKGCNASPQLMTDLWERWQLASSDLNGTNSAPPTPRDSPEQTHSPQPPNGDPQDTKLRSQKRARTATNAAQKISAGNQPQAPLPRRSKGAPAQSFADTVGPEREVPFQDPTTTQRQRNAPSDPGNSLTALMRQARAMESSASTAPANPFATALTLCTTSDHFSELTRRLWQHSGLSLRDLSYQTRKTVYPISKSTFHAALNSNQLPPTEVLHALLVACAVPSDNWSLWHHTRTRLKLAQLVTPQEEHMSKIMMLRTDPVLRAAIVYIAVIVIAVFQVIFLVTAMFD, encoded by the coding sequence ATGGCCAACCCGTCCACGGGACGGCCTGAGAAGCCGGTGTCAGGGGACTACCCCAACACCGTCGCGGTGGCGCTGATCCTGCGGGAGCAGCGCCACATCTCCGGACTGACCCTGCGCCAGCTCTCCCACCGAGTCAACTACTCCGTAGCGACCCTGTCGGCCGCAGCATCCGGTAAAAGCCTCCACCGATGGGAAGTCGTGAAAGCCTACGCCAAAGGCTGCAACGCCTCCCCGCAACTGATGACCGACCTTTGGGAGCGATGGCAGCTCGCCAGCAGTGACCTCAACGGAACAAACTCCGCTCCGCCCACACCGCGCGACAGCCCCGAACAAACGCACTCACCCCAACCCCCCAATGGAGACCCCCAAGACACCAAGCTGCGCAGCCAAAAACGTGCACGCACTGCCACCAACGCGGCTCAGAAGATCAGCGCTGGCAACCAACCCCAGGCACCCCTGCCCCGTCGCTCCAAAGGTGCGCCCGCACAGTCCTTCGCTGACACCGTCGGCCCAGAGAGAGAAGTCCCATTCCAAGACCCCACCACCACTCAACGACAGCGCAACGCCCCCTCCGACCCTGGCAACAGCTTGACGGCCCTTATGCGCCAAGCCCGAGCTATGGAGTCCAGCGCCTCAACCGCACCAGCGAACCCCTTCGCTACGGCCCTGACCCTGTGCACCACCTCCGATCACTTCAGCGAACTGACGCGCAGGCTCTGGCAACACAGCGGCCTGTCCCTCCGTGACCTCAGCTACCAGACCAGGAAGACCGTCTACCCCATCTCTAAGAGCACTTTCCACGCCGCCCTGAACAGCAACCAGCTCCCCCCTACCGAGGTGCTCCACGCGCTCCTTGTCGCGTGTGCCGTACCCAGCGACAACTGGTCACTGTGGCACCACACCAGAACCCGGCTGAAACTCGCACAGCTTGTCACCCCCCAGGAAGAGCACATGTCGAAGATCATGATGCTGCGCACCGACCCAGTCCTCCGAGCCGCCATCGTCTACATCGCCGTCATCGTTATCGCCGTTTTCCAAGTGATCTTTCTTGTCACAGCGATGTTCGACTAG
- a CDS encoding DUF5958 family protein translates to MDERTVTLNELAQGLRPIGQGVDWFEALTTEGQFEVLRDLGGHCIQARATVEDGPESVRLAGIRPTHTPAVLIRRGQLAGQLTKIINLAQDERVKAFRLLVALLGVADKRRRERFCADGCTHAWHQLAAGADTETATA, encoded by the coding sequence ATGGACGAGCGCACGGTCACGTTGAACGAGCTCGCGCAGGGGCTCCGCCCAATCGGGCAGGGCGTCGACTGGTTCGAGGCCCTGACCACCGAGGGCCAGTTCGAGGTCCTTCGGGATTTGGGCGGGCACTGCATCCAAGCGCGCGCCACGGTGGAGGACGGGCCCGAGAGTGTGCGGCTCGCCGGTATCCGGCCGACGCATACCCCGGCGGTGCTGATCAGGCGTGGGCAGTTGGCCGGGCAGCTGACAAAGATCATCAATCTAGCGCAGGACGAGCGTGTGAAGGCGTTTCGGCTGTTGGTCGCGCTGCTCGGGGTGGCTGACAAGCGCCGCCGGGAGCGGTTCTGTGCCGACGGATGCACCCATGCCTGGCACCAACTGGCGGCAGGGGCCGATACGGAGACGGCCACCGCGTGA
- a CDS encoding UvrD-helicase domain-containing protein yields MTLTDEQTDAADRFHAGDHLALQAGAGTGKTSTLALLASRTHRTGRYLAYNKAIAQDAAARFPATVTCKTAHALAYAAIGHRYRTRLNGPRQPSWKTGHDLGITKTIRIGDRDLSPRALSYATLRTVTRFCHTADPDIANHHVPRLRGLEDADHQSQLASVVMPFARRAWAELQSPDAGAVRFDHDHYLKIWALTEPKIPADFLLLDEAQDTNPVVEQIFNAQRDHAQLVMVGDSAQAIYQWRGARDVMTTFHGTPLTLSKSFRFGPRLATEANRWLALADAPLRLAGTDTIPTALGPVEKPDAILCRTNVGAVREVIQLLEAGRRVALTGGGEALRALARAADDLKDGRQTSHPELLLFPTWGDLQDYAGNDPAGGDLQPLVDLVDTHGTGAILNVVNLLAREDTADVTVSTAHKAKGREWNSVKIADDFTPPRDRDEKDSNGEPVPHPIDESEARLAYVAVTRARQQLDLGGLSWVNNHPDGTPTPQRPLGHTPLAGPAGLVRTRRATGSC; encoded by the coding sequence CTGACCCTGACCGACGAACAGACCGACGCCGCCGACCGCTTCCACGCCGGCGACCACCTCGCCCTCCAAGCAGGCGCAGGCACCGGCAAGACCAGCACCCTCGCACTGTTGGCGTCCCGCACCCACCGCACTGGCCGCTATCTCGCTTACAACAAGGCCATCGCCCAGGACGCCGCCGCACGCTTCCCCGCAACCGTCACCTGCAAGACCGCCCACGCCCTCGCCTACGCCGCGATCGGCCACCGCTACCGCACCCGCCTGAACGGGCCCCGCCAGCCCAGCTGGAAAACCGGACACGACCTCGGCATCACAAAAACCATCCGCATCGGCGACAGGGACCTCTCACCCCGCGCCCTGTCCTACGCGACCCTGCGCACCGTCACCCGCTTCTGCCACACCGCAGACCCAGACATTGCAAACCACCACGTCCCCAGACTGCGCGGCCTCGAAGACGCCGACCACCAGAGCCAACTCGCCTCAGTAGTCATGCCCTTCGCCCGAAGGGCGTGGGCCGAGCTTCAGAGCCCCGATGCCGGCGCTGTCCGCTTCGACCACGACCACTACCTCAAAATCTGGGCACTGACCGAACCGAAGATCCCCGCAGACTTCCTCCTCCTCGACGAAGCGCAGGACACCAACCCCGTCGTCGAGCAGATCTTCAACGCCCAAAGAGACCATGCCCAGCTCGTCATGGTCGGAGACTCAGCCCAAGCCATCTACCAGTGGCGGGGCGCCCGTGACGTCATGACTACCTTCCACGGGACACCCCTGACGCTGTCGAAGTCCTTCCGCTTCGGCCCCAGACTCGCCACCGAAGCCAACCGCTGGCTCGCCCTCGCCGACGCGCCCCTGCGCCTCGCAGGCACGGACACCATCCCCACCGCCCTTGGGCCGGTCGAGAAGCCCGACGCCATCCTGTGCCGGACCAACGTAGGCGCCGTGCGCGAAGTCATCCAACTCCTTGAGGCGGGACGCCGCGTCGCGCTGACTGGAGGAGGTGAAGCGCTACGAGCGCTCGCTCGCGCGGCCGATGACCTTAAGGATGGCCGACAGACCTCCCACCCCGAACTTCTACTCTTCCCAACCTGGGGTGACCTGCAGGACTACGCAGGAAACGATCCTGCCGGAGGGGACTTGCAGCCCCTCGTCGATCTTGTCGACACCCATGGCACCGGAGCGATCCTCAACGTCGTTAACCTCCTCGCCCGCGAGGACACGGCCGACGTCACCGTCTCAACCGCACACAAAGCCAAGGGCCGTGAATGGAACAGCGTAAAGATCGCTGACGACTTCACACCGCCCCGCGACAGAGACGAGAAAGACAGCAATGGCGAGCCCGTTCCGCACCCGATCGACGAATCCGAGGCCCGACTCGCCTATGTCGCCGTCACCCGTGCCCGTCAACAGCTCGACCTGGGAGGGCTGTCGTGGGTCAACAATCATCCCGACGGGACACCCACCCCTCAGCGGCCGCTGGGCCATACACCGCTGGCCGGCCCTGCGGGCCTCGTCCGCACGCGACGGGCCACGGGTAGCTGTTGA
- a CDS encoding helix-turn-helix transcriptional regulator yields MTTFPPDPNLTALRQELARLRSERGWTYDELADRTGLARRTLIEIEQGRTIGSLKTWHAIAHAFGVPVDHLIARLCEDHEPPADPTA; encoded by the coding sequence GTGACAACCTTCCCGCCCGATCCGAACCTCACCGCCCTCCGCCAGGAACTGGCTCGGCTGAGGAGTGAGCGCGGCTGGACCTACGACGAACTCGCCGACCGTACCGGCCTGGCCAGGCGCACCCTCATCGAAATCGAGCAGGGCCGCACCATCGGATCGCTCAAGACCTGGCACGCCATCGCCCACGCCTTCGGCGTCCCCGTCGACCACCTCATCGCCCGCCTCTGCGAAGACCACGAGCCGCCGGCCGACCCCACCGCCTGA